A single Bacteroidales bacterium DNA region contains:
- a CDS encoding LCP family protein gives MKIRKLILLSLIFIVLGIIIYVAYLGYKITNTFEETYRDTELRQRDDRIPNTGDKLISVLLLGIEQRGLDDAENIDEPGRSDAILLLLLNTNTGKITALSIPRDTRVHLQKEDYAKLTDVFAYGPEVSITLIEDLLKFPVDYYIAFSEQAFADFIDMMGGVTIDVGKEFAERIEVIDEGIQRLDGNTTLYYIRFRNDSEGDFGRMSRLQQVIDTTMHQAINIKTFINLGRYINIVKQNIRHNIPMDSMKKEAPHLTSVSPDHFEKLSMEGKNVEIDSLWYVIPKFDNLMNLREKLRLELKESKDRRD, from the coding sequence ATGAAAATTAGAAAGCTTATACTGCTTTCCTTGATATTCATAGTATTGGGTATAATCATTTATGTGGCATATCTGGGTTATAAAATAACCAATACATTTGAAGAAACTTATCGTGATACGGAATTAAGGCAACGGGATGATCGTATTCCCAATACAGGTGATAAACTAATATCTGTTCTTTTGCTGGGAATCGAGCAACGGGGCCTGGATGATGCTGAGAACATAGACGAGCCGGGACGATCTGACGCTATTTTGCTGCTTCTGCTTAATACGAATACCGGGAAAATTACTGCATTGTCCATTCCTCGGGATACAAGGGTCCATCTACAAAAGGAGGACTATGCAAAGTTAACCGATGTATTTGCTTATGGACCTGAAGTATCAATCACCTTGATAGAAGACCTTCTAAAGTTTCCCGTGGACTACTACATTGCTTTCAGTGAACAAGCTTTTGCTGATTTCATAGATATGATGGGTGGGGTAACAATAGATGTTGGAAAGGAATTTGCTGAAAGAATAGAAGTTATAGATGAAGGAATACAGCGTTTGGATGGTAACACCACCCTTTATTATATACGTTTCCGAAATGACAGCGAGGGAGATTTCGGACGGATGAGCCGTCTGCAGCAGGTTATAGATACTACCATGCATCAAGCCATTAATATAAAAACATTCATCAATCTCGGCCGGTATATAAACATCGTAAAACAAAACATACGACATAATATCCCAATGGATTCAATGAAAAAGGAAGCACCTCATCTTACTTCCGTCTCGCCGGATCATTTTGAAAAGCTCTCTATGGAAGGAAAAAATGTTGAAATTGACAGCCTTTGGTATGTTATTCCCAAATTCGATAATCTGATGAACTTACGGGAAAAACTGCGACTGGAACTGAAGGAATCAAAAGACCGCCGCGATTAA
- a CDS encoding DoxX family protein yields MYRKFIHTDQSKATIIIRLMVGAVFLSEGIQKFLYPAMRGAGRFEGMGFPNPELFANFVGVFEILAGMLLILGFITRGAAFAMLINMTVAIVVTKIPIAFGESFGPFVLRDLNTYGFWSMAHEIRTDFAMWLGALFLIIKGGGKWSIDRLLMKK; encoded by the coding sequence ATGTACAGAAAATTTATCCACACAGATCAATCCAAAGCCACTATCATTATCCGTTTGATGGTGGGCGCAGTGTTCCTGTCCGAAGGAATTCAGAAATTCCTTTATCCGGCTATGCGGGGCGCCGGACGTTTTGAAGGCATGGGATTTCCAAACCCTGAGTTATTTGCCAACTTTGTGGGGGTTTTTGAAATTCTTGCAGGCATGCTGCTTATTTTGGGATTCATTACACGGGGAGCCGCATTTGCCATGCTGATCAATATGACGGTAGCCATTGTGGTGACCAAAATACCCATAGCATTTGGAGAAAGCTTTGGACCCTTTGTTTTGCGTGATCTGAATACCTACGGATTCTGGAGCATGGCTCATGAAATACGGACGGATTTTGCCATGTGGCTGGGTGCTTTATTCCTCATCATAAAAGGCGGGGGCAAATGGTCAATCGATCGTCTGCTGATGAAAAAATGA